A portion of the Bufo gargarizans isolate SCDJY-AF-19 chromosome 7, ASM1485885v1, whole genome shotgun sequence genome contains these proteins:
- the DALRD3 gene encoding DALR anticodon-binding domain-containing protein 3 isoform X2, whose amino-acid sequence MEAEPRGTEPVWVSEALRVLGDALRGSCAPPTVWFKESSQKNLRSRDFMVPRGALKKSFPDGEVPAELIQRLRSLDAPGLPPMKRCLQSEAGLVIQLERPVVFHRVLRDFTPYLRPLPSADDGQDIVLLNCAALQSCGSLETLRLSHLRAVLIADHLAEVLTLKGKCIYMVPAALCEEVEEYLSQLGISWPCSVDAPSLQETVSSFKDFLRDCVDSTQSPDVISVPLKTFAEKHNLGLQGYDPNLDVFHVNEDDLRHVARLQRSFQEAVQGSPCTVLHIVSCEEELHQQKLDLLWRLMVPSAGDVAQKHLICGPVKVLNSASPVSCSQYFQLRKSQMLEASVMKYGESVQGDSWDEIINSLTSAAIKFELMATPHRSQVNLNLEEANITTKGTKSGSFVMYNCARLATMLDSYNSAVSQGDYPEFPPSEGLHYSSLREEGEWLLLFNYIMMFPEVLSQSAQMSATSPGIRVTANTEAVCKFLVSLSMDFSCYYNRVHILGEPLPHLFSQMFARLQLVKAVQGVLHSALRTLHILPLTQI is encoded by the exons ATGGAGGCTGAGCCCCGCGGAACCGAACCAGTTTGGGTATCTGAGGCTCTGCGAGTGCTGGGGGACGCCCTGCGCGGCTCCTGCGCGCCCCCTACTGTATGGTTCAAGGAAAGCAGCCAGAAGAACCTGAGGAGCAGAGACTTCATGGTTCCCAGAGGAGCGCTGAAGAAAAGCTTCCCGGATGGAGAG GTTCCGGCGGAGCTGATTCAGAGGCTGAGGTCCCTGGACGCCCCGGGCCTCCCCCCGATGAAGAGATGTCTGCAGTCTGAAGCCGGACTCGTCATCCAGTTGGAGAGACCTGTGGTTTTCCATCGAGTGCTCCGAGACTTCACTCCGTACCTGAGACCTCTCCCCTCCGCAGACGACGGCCAGGACATCGTCCTCCTGAACTGCGCTGCGCTGCAGAGCTGCGGGAGCCTGGAGACGCTGAGACTGAGTCACCTGAGGGCCGTGCTGATAGCAGACCACCTGGCTGAGGTTCTCACCCTGAAGGG aaAATGCATATACATGGTCCCTGCAGCGCTCTGCGAGGAGGTAGAAGAATACTTGAGTCAGCTGGGGATCTCCTGGCCTTGTTCAGTGGATGCACCATCTCTACAGGAGACAGTTTCAAGTTTTAAGGACTTCCTAAGGGACTGTGTGGACTCTACCCAGTCACCGGATGTAATCAGTGTGCCGCTTAAAACTTTTGCAGAGAAGCACAACTTGGGCCTGCAAGGATATGACCCAAATCTAGACGTCTTCCATG TGAATGAAGATGATCTAAGACACGTGGCGAGGCTGCAGAGATCCTTCCAGGAGGCGGTG CAGGGATCCCCCTGTACTGTCCTACATATCGTCAGCTGTGAGGAAGAGCTCCATCAGCAGAAGCTGGACCTTCTCTGGAGGCTGATGGTCCCCAGCGCTGGAGATGTTGCTCAG AAGCATTTGATATGTGGACCCGTGAAAGTTCTCAACTCGGCATCACCCGTCAGTTGCTCCCAGTATTTTCA GCTCCGGAAATCTCAGATGCTGGAAGCCTCAGTTATGAAATATGGAGAAAGTGTTCAAG GTGACAGCTGGGATGAAATTATTAACTCTTTGACCTCTGCTGCAATCAAGTTTGAGTTAATGGCAACTCCTCATCGCTCCCAG GTAAATCTGAACTTGGAGGAGGCCAACATCACAACCAAGGGAACGAAAAGTGGATCGTTTGTGATGTATAACTGCGCCCGGCTGGCCACCATGTTGGACAGTTATAACAGCGCTGTCAGTCAAG GTGACTATCCCGAGTTCCCGCCGTCTGAAGGGCTCCACTATTCCAGTCTGCGTGAGGAG GGAGAATGGCTCCTTCTCTTTAATTATATCATGATGTTCCCAGAGGTACTGAGCCagtcagcacagatgtcagcaacCTCCCCCGGGATCCGAGTCACAGCCAACACCGAGGCG GTTTGTAAATTCCTGGTCAGCCTCAGCATGGATTTCAGCTGCTATTACAACCGCGTGCACATTCTAGGG GAGCCGTTACCTCATCTCTTCAGTCAGATGTTTGCTCGCTTGCAGCTGGTGAAAGCCGTTCAGGGGGTGCTGCATTCTGCATTGAGGACACTTCACATTTTGCCATTGACTCAGATATAA
- the DALRD3 gene encoding DALR anticodon-binding domain-containing protein 3 isoform X1, translating to MEAEPRGTEPVWVSEALRVLGDALRGSCAPPTVWFKESSQKNLRSRDFMVPRGALKKSFPDGEVPAELIQRLRSLDAPGLPPMKRCLQSEAGLVIQLERPVVFHRVLRDFTPYLRPLPSADDGQDIVLLNCAALQSCGSLETLRLSHLRAVLIADHLAEVLTLKGKCIYMVPAALCEEVEEYLSQLGISWPCSVDAPSLQETVSSFKDFLRDCVDSTQSPDVISVPLKTFAEKHNLGLQGYDPNLDVFHVNEDDLRHVARLQRSFQEAVQQGSPCTVLHIVSCEEELHQQKLDLLWRLMVPSAGDVAQKHLICGPVKVLNSASPVSCSQYFQLRKSQMLEASVMKYGESVQGDSWDEIINSLTSAAIKFELMATPHRSQVNLNLEEANITTKGTKSGSFVMYNCARLATMLDSYNSAVSQGDYPEFPPSEGLHYSSLREEGEWLLLFNYIMMFPEVLSQSAQMSATSPGIRVTANTEAVCKFLVSLSMDFSCYYNRVHILGEPLPHLFSQMFARLQLVKAVQGVLHSALRTLHILPLTQI from the exons ATGGAGGCTGAGCCCCGCGGAACCGAACCAGTTTGGGTATCTGAGGCTCTGCGAGTGCTGGGGGACGCCCTGCGCGGCTCCTGCGCGCCCCCTACTGTATGGTTCAAGGAAAGCAGCCAGAAGAACCTGAGGAGCAGAGACTTCATGGTTCCCAGAGGAGCGCTGAAGAAAAGCTTCCCGGATGGAGAG GTTCCGGCGGAGCTGATTCAGAGGCTGAGGTCCCTGGACGCCCCGGGCCTCCCCCCGATGAAGAGATGTCTGCAGTCTGAAGCCGGACTCGTCATCCAGTTGGAGAGACCTGTGGTTTTCCATCGAGTGCTCCGAGACTTCACTCCGTACCTGAGACCTCTCCCCTCCGCAGACGACGGCCAGGACATCGTCCTCCTGAACTGCGCTGCGCTGCAGAGCTGCGGGAGCCTGGAGACGCTGAGACTGAGTCACCTGAGGGCCGTGCTGATAGCAGACCACCTGGCTGAGGTTCTCACCCTGAAGGG aaAATGCATATACATGGTCCCTGCAGCGCTCTGCGAGGAGGTAGAAGAATACTTGAGTCAGCTGGGGATCTCCTGGCCTTGTTCAGTGGATGCACCATCTCTACAGGAGACAGTTTCAAGTTTTAAGGACTTCCTAAGGGACTGTGTGGACTCTACCCAGTCACCGGATGTAATCAGTGTGCCGCTTAAAACTTTTGCAGAGAAGCACAACTTGGGCCTGCAAGGATATGACCCAAATCTAGACGTCTTCCATG TGAATGAAGATGATCTAAGACACGTGGCGAGGCTGCAGAGATCCTTCCAGGAGGCGGTG CAGCAGGGATCCCCCTGTACTGTCCTACATATCGTCAGCTGTGAGGAAGAGCTCCATCAGCAGAAGCTGGACCTTCTCTGGAGGCTGATGGTCCCCAGCGCTGGAGATGTTGCTCAG AAGCATTTGATATGTGGACCCGTGAAAGTTCTCAACTCGGCATCACCCGTCAGTTGCTCCCAGTATTTTCA GCTCCGGAAATCTCAGATGCTGGAAGCCTCAGTTATGAAATATGGAGAAAGTGTTCAAG GTGACAGCTGGGATGAAATTATTAACTCTTTGACCTCTGCTGCAATCAAGTTTGAGTTAATGGCAACTCCTCATCGCTCCCAG GTAAATCTGAACTTGGAGGAGGCCAACATCACAACCAAGGGAACGAAAAGTGGATCGTTTGTGATGTATAACTGCGCCCGGCTGGCCACCATGTTGGACAGTTATAACAGCGCTGTCAGTCAAG GTGACTATCCCGAGTTCCCGCCGTCTGAAGGGCTCCACTATTCCAGTCTGCGTGAGGAG GGAGAATGGCTCCTTCTCTTTAATTATATCATGATGTTCCCAGAGGTACTGAGCCagtcagcacagatgtcagcaacCTCCCCCGGGATCCGAGTCACAGCCAACACCGAGGCG GTTTGTAAATTCCTGGTCAGCCTCAGCATGGATTTCAGCTGCTATTACAACCGCGTGCACATTCTAGGG GAGCCGTTACCTCATCTCTTCAGTCAGATGTTTGCTCGCTTGCAGCTGGTGAAAGCCGTTCAGGGGGTGCTGCATTCTGCATTGAGGACACTTCACATTTTGCCATTGACTCAGATATAA